The sequence GCCCCGATGCGGTTTACCGGCGGGTGCCGGATCTCGGCCCGGGGGTGCTGGGTGGGCTGACCGTCCCCGGCGAATCGATCATCTGCACCTGGACCACGAACCTCGCACTGGCCACCGACGCCGTGGCGCGCGGCGCGCGGTTGATGCGCGGCACTCGTGTCACCGGCGCCGTCGTGGGGGACGGACACACCACGCTGCAGACCACCCGCGGCGACGTACACGGTCGCTGGGTCGTCAACGCGGCGGGTCTCGGCGCCGACCGTCTCGACGCGGAGTTCGGCCACGATCGCTTCACCGTCACGCCCCGACGTGGCGAGCTGCTGGTGTTCGACAAGCTCACCCGGCCGATGGTGCCGGTCATCGTGCTGGCCGTGCCGTCCTCGCGCGGCAAGGGGGTGCTCGTGAGCCCGACCATCTACGGCAACGTGATGGTCGGCCCCACGTCGGAGAATCTCCATGACCGCAGCGCCACAGGTACTTCGGAGGACGGCTTCGACTTCCTGGTTTCCAAGGGCCGCGCGCTGATGCCGTCGCTGTTCGACGAGGAGATCACCGCCACCTACGCGGGTCTGCGGGCGGCCACCGAGCACGACGACTACCTCATCGACGTCGTCGCGCAGGCTCGCTATCTGCTGGTCGGCGGCATCCGCTCCACCGGGCTGACGTCCGGGATGGCGATCGGTGAATACGTCTCGGGCCTCCTCGCCGATGCCGGCCTCGACGTCACCGAGCGAACCGATCTGCCCCCGCCGCCGCAGATGCCCAACCTCGGCGAGGCTTTCATGCGGCCGTTCCAGGACGCCGAGGCCATCGCGGCCGATCCCGAATACGGCCGCATCGTCTGCTTCTGCGAGCGGGTCACCGCAGGCGAGATCCGCGATGCATTCGAATCCTCCATTCCACCAGTAGATCTCGACGGCCTGCGACGCCGCACCCGCGTGATGAACGGCCGCTGCCAGGGCTTCTACTGCGGCGCGCACACCAGGTTTTTGCTCGACGCGAACGGCGCGGCGCGATGACCGAGCAGCGGGTGGCTGTCGCGATCATCGGAGGCGGACCGTCGGGCCTGACCGCCGCCGCCGCGCTCGCCGGCCGGGTCGACGGCGAGGTGCTCGTCGTCGAGCGCGAGGCGCAGACCGGCGGAATCCCCTGCCACAGCGACCATCCCGGTTACGGCATGCGCGACCTCAAGCGCTTCATCTCGGGTCCGGCCTACGCCAAGCGGCTCACGGCGATGGCACAGGACGCAGGCGCGACGCTGGAGACCGAGGCGATGGTCACCGGCTGGGCAGGCGAGCGGCAGCTGCAGGTCACCTCGCCGCGCGGCCTGCGCACCATCACCGCGGACGCGGTGGTGCTGGCGACCGGTGCGCGGGAACGGCCGAGGCCCGCGCGGCTGGTTCCGGGCGACCGGCCTGACGGCGTGTACACGACCGGACAGCTGCAGAACCTCGTGCATGTCCACCATGCGAAGGTCGGCAGCCGCGCGTTGATCGTCGGCGCCGAGCTCGTCAGCTGGTCGGCGGTGCTGAGCCTGCGCAAAGCCGGTTGTGCGACAGTCGGAATGGTCAGCGGCTATCCCCGCTCGGAGGCGTATGCCGTGTTCCGGCTCCCCGGCCGCGCATTGACCCGCGGGCCCGTCTACACGCGCAGCCGGATCGTCGGCATCGAGGGCAGGGGTCGGGTTCGTGCCGCGGTCGTCGAGAACCTCGAAACCGGATGGAGAATGCGCGTCGACTGCGACACGGTGGTGTTCACCGGCGACTGGATCCCCGACCACGAACTGGCCCGCACCGGCGGCCTCGCGATGGACCCCGCGACGCGCGGGCCGCTTGTCGACGCAGGACTGCGCACCAGCAGCCCCGGCGTCTTCGCGGTCGGCAACCTGCTGCACCCCGTCGACACCGCCGACGGCGCGGCACTCGACGGTCGACACGTGGCGGCGGCGGTGACCGGCTGGGTGGAGCGTCGCGAGGAGCCCCAGAAGGCCGTTCGCATCCGCACCGACGTACCCTTCAGATGGGTTGCGCCGCAGCTGGTCTCACCCGACGGCGGGGTCGCAGCCCGAGGCGATCTGCTCTTCTGGGTCGACGAGTACCGCAGGCTGCCGAGGCTGCGTGCCGTTCAGGACGGCAGGACGCTCGCTACGAGGCGCACGCTGTGGCCTGCCGCGCCAGGGCGGGTGTACCGGGCGCCGTGGTCGCTGGTCGCCGGCGCGGACCCGGCGGGCGGCGACGTCACCATCTCCTTCGCCTAGCCGAAGAACCGCGAAATTGCATTCCAGCAGCCCTGCACTCGCACTTCCGCTGCTGGAATGCAATTTCGCGGGAGAAACTAGACCGGCAACAGGGCGTCGATGACGCTTGCCAGCTGTTTGGCCGACCGGCACTCGTGCATGGCGATGACTTCCTCGTAGCGGGGCACCGCGGAATCGCCGCTGCCCCACAGGTGCTTGGGCTCGGGGTTGAGCCAGTGCGCATGCCTGCTCGAGTCGACCATGTGCGTAAGCAGGTCGGTCTCAGGATTGCGGTAATTGTTTCGGCCGTCGCCAAGGACGAGCAGCGAACTCCTGGGCGACAGCACATGTGGGTACTTGTCCAGGAACGAGACGAACGCATGCCCGTAGTCGGAGTGGCCGTCGCGGGTGTAGACACCGGCTTCCCGGGTGATGCGCTGGACGGCGACGGCGAGGTCCGCGTCGGGTCCGAACAGCTCGGTGACCTCGTCGGTGGTGTCGATGAACGCGAACACGCGGACACGCGAGAACTGTTGCCGCAATGCGTGCACCAGGAGCAGCGTGAAGTGGCTGAAGCCCGCGACCGAACCGGACACGTCGCACAGCACCACCAGCTCCGGGCGCGCCGGATGCGGCTTCTTCAAGACCACGTCGATCGGCACGCCGCCGGTCGACATGGACTTGCGCAGGGTCTTGCGCAGATCGATCTCGCCCGCGCGCGACCGACGCCTGCGCGCGGCAAGCCGGGTGGCGAGTGTGCGGGCCAGTGGCGCCACCACGCGCCGCATCTGACGCAGCTGCTCGCCGGAGGCGCGGAGGAACTCGACGTTCTCCGCCAATTGCGGGACGCCGTACATCTGCACGTGGTCACGGCCCAACTGCTCGGCCGTGCGCCGCTTGGTCTCACCCTCCACCATTTTGCGAAGCT is a genomic window of Mycobacterium sp. ITM-2016-00318 containing:
- a CDS encoding NAD(P)/FAD-dependent oxidoreductase, producing MSAPVDVSDVIVVGAGIVGCSIARALAGTNLTVTLIEARDDVGDGTSKANTALLHTGYDATPQTLESRLVARGYELLGDYAEQTGIPVERTGALLVAWTDEEVDALPGLKDKAERNFYHRCEIVGPDAVYRRVPDLGPGVLGGLTVPGESIICTWTTNLALATDAVARGARLMRGTRVTGAVVGDGHTTLQTTRGDVHGRWVVNAAGLGADRLDAEFGHDRFTVTPRRGELLVFDKLTRPMVPVIVLAVPSSRGKGVLVSPTIYGNVMVGPTSENLHDRSATGTSEDGFDFLVSKGRALMPSLFDEEITATYAGLRAATEHDDYLIDVVAQARYLLVGGIRSTGLTSGMAIGEYVSGLLADAGLDVTERTDLPPPPQMPNLGEAFMRPFQDAEAIAADPEYGRIVCFCERVTAGEIRDAFESSIPPVDLDGLRRRTRVMNGRCQGFYCGAHTRFLLDANGAAR
- a CDS encoding NAD(P)/FAD-dependent oxidoreductase, whose product is MTEQRVAVAIIGGGPSGLTAAAALAGRVDGEVLVVEREAQTGGIPCHSDHPGYGMRDLKRFISGPAYAKRLTAMAQDAGATLETEAMVTGWAGERQLQVTSPRGLRTITADAVVLATGARERPRPARLVPGDRPDGVYTTGQLQNLVHVHHAKVGSRALIVGAELVSWSAVLSLRKAGCATVGMVSGYPRSEAYAVFRLPGRALTRGPVYTRSRIVGIEGRGRVRAAVVENLETGWRMRVDCDTVVFTGDWIPDHELARTGGLAMDPATRGPLVDAGLRTSSPGVFAVGNLLHPVDTADGAALDGRHVAAAVTGWVERREEPQKAVRIRTDVPFRWVAPQLVSPDGGVAARGDLLFWVDEYRRLPRLRAVQDGRTLATRRTLWPAAPGRVYRAPWSLVAGADPAGGDVTISFA
- a CDS encoding VWA domain-containing protein → MAVRRTRPPQPLAPHGIPGHLVEFVEALRGQGIAVGPSETVDAGRVMSVLGLGDREALREGIACAVLRRPDHRDTYDAMFDLYFPAALGARTALDDDESDADGLPTEDVEAMRQMLLDMLSDNEELANMDERLAAMIAQIVEAYGRYNSSRGPSYSSYQALKAMNLDDLEGRLLAGLLAPYGDEPTPTQEQIAKSIAAQRIAQLRKMVEGETKRRTAEQLGRDHVQMYGVPQLAENVEFLRASGEQLRQMRRVVAPLARTLATRLAARRRRSRAGEIDLRKTLRKSMSTGGVPIDVVLKKPHPARPELVVLCDVSGSVAGFSHFTLLLVHALRQQFSRVRVFAFIDTTDEVTELFGPDADLAVAVQRITREAGVYTRDGHSDYGHAFVSFLDKYPHVLSPRSSLLVLGDGRNNYRNPETDLLTHMVDSSRHAHWLNPEPKHLWGSGDSAVPRYEEVIAMHECRSAKQLASVIDALLPV